CGCCGCGCAGGGACGGCAGTGACGCATTGCGAATGTTGGCGCCGTCGCCACGGTCTGCGGACAACGGTCCACCGCGTACCCCCAACTGCGAGACCCCACTGGACCCGGCAAACCCAACCCGCCCCACTCTTCTGCAATAACGATATGAATTCATGCCATCAGCCCATGACGTTGGTGAGATCGTAGATCGGGACCAGCACGGCGAGGATGACGACCATCACGATGAGCGCCAGTGCCATGGTGATCACCGGTACCAGTGCGGCCAGCATGCGATCGAGCGCCTGCGCGGTTTCCTGCTCGAAGGTGTCGGCGGTCTTGAGCAGCATCGTATCGAGCGCACCGGATTCCTCGCCGACCTGGATCATCTGCAACGCCAGCCGCGGGAAACGCTTGCCGCGCGCGAGCGCGGTCGCAAGGCCCGCACCGCCCTTCACTTCCTCGGCGGCGACTGCAACATCGGCAGCGAGCGCGCGGTTGCCGAGCACATTGCGGCCGATGCCCAGCGCGCCCAGCAGCGGCACACCATTGCGCAACAGCGTGCCCAGCGTGCGCGCAAGCCGCGCGGTCTCCAGGCGCGCGACCAGCGGCCCGGCGAAGCGCACGCCGAGCAGCCGCTCGTCGAACCGCAGGCGGAACGCGGGATCGCGCAGGCGCCGGTCGAGCCACCACAGCGCCAGGGAAGGCAGCACCAGCAGCAGGATCCACCAGTCGCGCACGAACTCGCCGATGCCGAGCACGATGCGGGTGAAGAACGGAAGCGTGGCGTCGAGGCTTTCGTACATCGCCGCGAACTGCGGCACCACGTAGCCGAGCAGGAACAGCAGCGAACCGC
This portion of the Luteimonas yindakuii genome encodes:
- the xpsF gene encoding type II secretion system protein XpsF, whose product is MTLYRYKALNARGELLDGQMEAASEQDVVLRLQEQGHLPVEARPASEGGGDGAWKALFKPKPFAGQRLVQFTQQLATLLGAGQPLDRALTILLDLPEDSAARRTLLDVRDAVRGGSPLSTALERQHGTFSRLYVNMIRAGEAGGTLHETLQRLADYLERSRALRGRVVNALIYPAILLVMVGGSLLFLLGYVVPQFAAMYESLDATLPFFTRIVLGIGEFVRDWWILLLVLPSLALWWLDRRLRDPAFRLRFDERLLGVRFAGPLVARLETARLARTLGTLLRNGVPLLGALGIGRNVLGNRALAADVAVAAEEVKGGAGLATALARGKRFPRLALQMIQVGEESGALDTMLLKTADTFEQETAQALDRMLAALVPVITMALALIVMVVILAVLVPIYDLTNVMG